The sequence CCGCCACCGCATATGCGCTGCGTTGCATCCGTCTACGTATGTACCTTCGCGAGCTGAACGATTCGATCGGCTAATCTGCGCCCGGCTTCACTGCGGCGGCGCCTGGCCGGCGTCGGCGGCCATTTCGATCTCGTGCGGCCAGGGGATGAGGCATTCGGGCGGGAAGCAGCAGTCGCACTGCCCGGGGCACCGCCGCGGCCGCTGGCCCGATCCCATCGCCTTCTCGTCCGCGGCCGTCGCCGTTGGCGGCACGGCCGCGTCGGCGTTCTCGTCGTCGTagggcgcggcggcgtcgcggaGCGGGCCCCAGCACTCGACGCGGTTGAAGTTTGGGTTGTTGGAGTGGAAGTAGACCCACACCGTGGCCTCCTCCAGCTCCGGGTGCTGGCTGAACAGGCTGCCGTCGCCGTGCACGAACGCCTTCAGAACCTGCCCAAACCAAAGGCAGAGTCAGAAGATGTGTCCTATACATGCACCGTGCCAAAAGAACAAGCAGCTGTTACTTCACTGTCCAGTGACAGCAGATTTTGCAGATAATATTGGAACTTCTACAATTACCACTTTATAAATCGCTGCACATTTAATCTTTATCTGGAACTTTTGCTAAGCCATCAATCAGCTTGAGGTCACAGTAGTATGATTAACTCAGGAGATTCTGTCCAAAATTTAGCCTTCCCAAGGCAGACAAGAGTGCGAAGCAAAAGATGACCTAGTTCAAAGCCCACAGCTAGCACATGTTGAAACTGTACGAGGCCAAAATAATGGTGACACGGACATAAAGACAGTGTGTGTTGATCACGCTATGGAGAATCATGATGCTGAAGAAAATTGGCCATCGAGTTCGTGGTCCAAAATTCTCGCAAACTAAAGGAAATTCGTGGTCCAAGTCTACTACGCGGAACATCGTGTGTGGATGCGCGGGTGCCCACGTAGCGCCGGTGTGACGATCGAGGGACGTGCGATGGGACGTACCACGGGGAGCTCCTTGCGGAAGATGTAGTAGCGAAGCGGCGCGATGAGGTCGAGCAGGAAGTGGCCGCCGGAGATGTGGCAGTGGACGTGCAGCGACATGGCGCCCTGCACCTTCTTCCATTCGGCCACCACCTCGTCCCGCTGCAGGCGGTTGTACCAGCCCTGCAGCTGCGCGGCGTGGATGGTGTGCGACACCGCCAGCGTCAGCCGCGCCGTCACGTCGCTGTGGGTGAGCGTGTAGGTCCGGGGCAGCTTGCCCGGGTGCTTCTCCTCGTCCATCCCCACGAACAGCACCTTGAGCTTGGACGCCTCGAAGATGGCCGGGCCGAACAGCCGCGCCCTCTGCAACCACGCAAGGATAAAAACAGAGCATCCGATCCGATGCGTTCGTCAGTTGATCGAGTCACCGGCGGCAGGTAGAGGAGACGGCAGGTGGATGTGATTCTTCTTACCGGCACGACGTGTCGCCTCCGGCGGCCGAGCACGAGCACCTTCCCGGGGCCCGCGCCGGCGAGCCGCGTGCGCCGCTGCTGCTGCAGCTGCTTGAGGTGCGAGATGGGGAGCAGGGACATGGTGGAGGCGGTGGCCATGTCTGCTAGTCTAGCTCCACTAGTACCAGTGAGGGCCTTCCGCTCTTGCTTTCACCTCGGAGGCAGAGACAGAAGTGGGAGCTGAAGCAGGGGCCAAGAAAGGAAGCCTATGGAGCCTATGAAGCAGGATCGGCAGCCGGGGTCGCAGGCTAGTTAACCAACCGGCGGGGAGCGAGCAAGAAGCAGCACGTTGTAGCTTGCACGCCTCGCTCAACCGGAACAAGAGATCGATCGGCGACCAGGTTCAGCCGAGTGGAATCGCGTGTGCTTGCGGCACAGACAGGGGGGAGCTCAATAGATTCGTCGTTTGTTCCCCAAGTGGCACTGCTCGTCGGTCAGCTCAGGCTAGGGAGTTATAGGGGGGCGGTTAGGGTAGGGCAGGGGTCAAGGAAGGaggagggtggtggtggtggtggtggagtgaggGTTCGGGAAACGTCGCGGTTGTGTGCGGGGCGAGGAAAGCTCCGTCGCGGGGCGGGGCGGACCGGACGAACGAGGGAAACGCGGGCAAGTGATCGGTGGCGTGCCGGGGACTGCCTGCGAGTGGGGAGAAACTCCGGTGATTTGGGATTGGCACGTCGCCGTGCTGGCAGGTGGCGTCTCTCCAATGGTGGGAGCGAGGCTTGACCGTGCTTTAGCTCTACACACACGTGCCATGCCCTACGTGGCTgctggtcccacttgtcatccGCACGTACTCCCGTATTGTTGTAGCGTACGTATACCTGTGCACAGGGTCCAATTTTCTTTCGGGACAgcctaagactagccacagtggaagTAACTTCatcagtaacatcgagtccaactcagcaaaattgcttatgtggcaatgagttgaTGAGAAGACAGAtagttaggctggtcacaatgggcaagaacataagctagtaacttcacactttcctagactatgttactacctccatagtgggtaggaacatctatgtagtgtcatgcaatgatgtatttattaggttatagactcattgtttcttggagtgtgtgatgttccggtaacttagctagttaccacaaacacctctctcttcattaaatacgtgccacataagcaaagttgtattggagtgtgtgatgttactcctaagttcctccccactgtgaccagccttatagtaacttagctagttactgtaacatcacatgtcccaatgcaatatgagtctataacctaataaatgaagatttgcatgttaccacatttatgttactacccactataaaTGTAGTAACATAGTTTAGGGATACGtctatgttactagtgtatgttactcatcATTATGGCTAGTCTAACCCCATTTTGTCCACCAAAATATGCTCAGTTGTGCTCGTAAATACACCAGTGGTGTTTGAACTTGCCATGGATGTGCATTTTAGTGCCTGAACTTGCAAAATACATTGAACTGGTTTCATAATTTGGCATGGACGTGCATATACGGTTCAAATGGTGTTTGTATACGTCCGTGAAGCTGAGGAGGCGGGCCAGCATGccatggggcccgctgtcagtgacaaGGGTGTGTGGCCTGGTATTTTGGAAAAAAAAAACCTGAAATTATTTTCTTACCATAAGGCCCTTAGGGAGAAACCGACAAATTATAAAATAAAAACTAGGAGTATAATTATAAGATAAAAAATAAAACTTGTGTGCTGGATAGAACAAGCAACGTACCAGTCAGAGTGCATGCGGCTAGCCACTCGACAACTTTAATGATTCATAACATTTATAAACATTTGGccgaacaaaataaataaagagaattTAATAATCCAGCAAAAACACCATCGGATCTGTGACCCGAACATCGGACCAAAGCTTATATGCACGGATGCCACCCCAACCATTGAGTTGTCATGTATCAAAAGTAAAAGTACTGTTTATCACTGTATAACAAACATAATTTCAAAATAATGAAAATAATTCACATGTTATTTTAAAACatatgcataaaattgaaaatatttatgaatgacTAAAATGTTTATATGATTCAAGTATTATTCATGTGAGGATCCttaaactaatggcgcactgggcttgtattttttttagaaaacacaCAAACTTATATACtcactccgtcccaaaataagtatgTGAAGCTTAgcacaactttgtactagagttagtataaagttgagacacttattttgggacagaggaagtACTATATAAACTTATTAAACAACATAGTTTTTTGTTAAAGCATGAACACGTTGATATACTACATAAATAATTTGTTAAAAATGTGAAATTTTAAAATTATATGAGAATTTATTTAAATATATGAACGTTTCTAAAATTACTTTATTTTTTTattaaaatgcgaacattttttaaactatAAATTATATTCTTAATTTGTAATTTTATTATGTGTATTTCTGTTAAATTACTGCATAGGTATTTTATGAAATGATATGAACTTTTTAACGTAATTTGTTTtaaatatatttatattttttgtaACATGATAATAATTTAAGTAATTTTTAGAATAATGAAATGAAAAAGAACAAACCCGTTGAAAACTGAGCCACATTGTGGTTCATTTTAGCCACACGGGCTCGTTACGTTATAAACCTATATTTATCATTTTACAGTTCGATGTCGCCATTTGGAGTGGTATGTGCGGCCGCTGTATAGCCCCTGGTTGCAGGTTCAAAGCAATGACACTTTATTGCTGGGataatttttttaatttatatATTGTTCAGCTTTATGTTTATAAAGTGTATGAATCCATTCTTGACACTAAATTTGAATGGGTCGATTGGCTAGCCATGCACACCCGCGCGTGTGGTTCAAACCCCGGACCAGTTTTAATTATTAATAGATTAATAGATTTTTTTAATT comes from Triticum aestivum cultivar Chinese Spring chromosome 5B, IWGSC CS RefSeq v2.1, whole genome shotgun sequence and encodes:
- the LOC123112817 gene encoding protein STAY-GREEN, chloroplastic — protein: MATASTMSLLPISHLKQLQQQRRTRLAGAGPGKVLVLGRRRRHVVPRARLFGPAIFEASKLKVLFVGMDEEKHPGKLPRTYTLTHSDVTARLTLAVSHTIHAAQLQGWYNRLQRDEVVAEWKKVQGAMSLHVHCHISGGHFLLDLIAPLRYYIFRKELPVVLKAFVHGDGSLFSQHPELEEATVWVYFHSNNPNFNRVECWGPLRDAAAPYDDENADAAVPPTATAADEKAMGSGQRPRRCPGQCDCCFPPECLIPWPHEIEMAADAGQAPPQ